Proteins encoded by one window of Candidatus Nitrosocosmicus hydrocola:
- a CDS encoding NAD(P)/FAD-dependent oxidoreductase: MSIEQYEVVVVGAGPSGLSAGIFVARQRAKCMLISKDLGGQLNLIPKLENYPGTIMSSGPLLAKTLENQYLTFGGEMTFDTVEKVEEVEGSTDLKVKTTRSEFITKALVLAPGKVPNNLGVENEVQYQNKGVHYCTKCDAPFYQGRTTATVGVGGYLLESGILLSRMASKVYLIYRGGQLGGDKDMIESLKRKNNVELVPNSSVSLVKGANSLQQIQIKDNSGVEKTIDVDGLFIEMGSKINLDFVKQLIKINTKGEIEVTEGGKTTHPAIFASGDATNIPYKQIVAACGDGAAAGLSAFNYIEKLKGKPGIRSDWKKTIGDTVYHY, from the coding sequence TTGAGTATTGAACAATATGAAGTAGTGGTAGTTGGAGCAGGGCCGTCAGGTCTATCTGCTGGAATTTTTGTAGCAAGACAAAGAGCCAAGTGTATGCTCATATCAAAGGATTTAGGAGGACAGTTAAATCTAATTCCTAAATTAGAAAACTATCCTGGAACAATAATGTCAAGTGGCCCTCTTCTTGCCAAGACACTAGAGAATCAATATCTGACATTTGGTGGTGAAATGACTTTCGATACAGTCGAAAAAGTAGAAGAAGTTGAAGGAAGCACAGATCTAAAAGTAAAGACAACCAGGTCTGAATTTATTACTAAGGCACTTGTCTTGGCTCCTGGCAAAGTTCCTAATAATTTGGGTGTTGAAAATGAAGTCCAGTATCAGAACAAAGGTGTCCATTATTGTACAAAGTGTGACGCGCCATTCTACCAAGGTAGAACAACTGCAACCGTTGGGGTTGGAGGTTATTTGCTTGAATCAGGAATTTTGTTGTCAAGAATGGCATCGAAAGTTTATCTGATATACCGAGGAGGCCAGCTTGGGGGAGATAAGGATATGATTGAATCGCTAAAAAGAAAGAACAATGTTGAACTCGTACCAAATAGTTCTGTATCACTAGTAAAGGGTGCAAATTCTTTGCAACAAATTCAAATTAAAGATAATTCTGGTGTTGAAAAAACTATAGACGTCGATGGACTATTTATAGAAATGGGATCAAAAATTAATCTTGACTTTGTTAAACAATTGATCAAAATTAATACAAAAGGAGAGATTGAAGTTACAGAGGGTGGTAAGACAACTCATCCGGCTATATTTGCTTCAGGCGATGCTACAAATATCCCATACAAACAAATCGTCGCAGCCTGTGGTGATGGTGCAGCAGCAGGATTATCTGCATTTAATTATATTGAAAAACTAAAGGGAAAACCAGGCATACGATCGGATTGGAAGAAAACAATAGGAGATACTGTTTACCACTATTAG
- a CDS encoding nitroreductase family protein, with protein sequence MEDNKILESMFPSDILPKVYPKEPIVHEKSEIDDVLNSNIFNVMLNRRSQRKFEEKEIESWKIDIIFAAADTAPTAGGFQGFEIYHITNNEKKQNLIKAANNQPYVNAPLVLVFCINPARIKLNFDNSILHKFSIQDATLAAGYAQLAAHALGLSSIWIGMINEEMVKSVINSDLQPSSILCIGYPKKMLLPKPKRNLTDLIHTVQ encoded by the coding sequence TTGGAAGACAACAAAATTTTGGAAAGTATGTTTCCCTCTGATATCCTTCCAAAAGTTTATCCAAAGGAACCAATAGTGCACGAAAAGTCAGAGATTGATGATGTATTAAATAGCAATATTTTTAACGTTATGCTCAATAGAAGGTCGCAAAGAAAATTCGAAGAAAAAGAAATAGAATCATGGAAAATTGATATAATATTTGCTGCTGCCGACACTGCTCCTACGGCTGGTGGTTTTCAAGGATTCGAAATTTATCATATTACTAATAATGAGAAAAAACAGAACCTGATCAAAGCTGCTAATAATCAGCCTTACGTAAATGCCCCTTTGGTACTCGTATTTTGCATCAATCCCGCCCGAATCAAATTAAACTTTGATAATAGTATATTACACAAATTTTCAATCCAAGATGCAACACTAGCTGCCGGTTATGCCCAGCTGGCTGCTCATGCATTGGGGTTGAGTTCCATATGGATTGGGATGATAAACGAGGAAATGGTAAAAAGTGTGATAAATTCAGATCTTCAGCCCTCTTCAATTCTTTGTATTGGATATCCTAAAAAGATGCTATTACCAAAACCAAAGAGAAACTTAACGGATCTAATTCACACAGTACAATAA
- a CDS encoding sugar phosphate isomerase/epimerase family protein, producing the protein MTFSYSITLSSFLKLQKDFKLIFDDLVHAGFSNVEMFGEPDETNRLHFKDLLSVHNIHVTGVTGMWGKSSINGWKRRLLSNDPSMVKCSVDYIFKCIELCNYFGGNKINICLLSDPINYLDVTHNNVREKEKSTLLEKCIPVLKKLSLFAKDYDVELVIEPLNRYSTPYCCNYQDALIILKNCPDVQLMLDTFHMNIEEDSFSKIILQADSRLAHIHFADNNRKMPGEGHIDFKEIVRSLKKISYNGYVSFEPILSDPDFGIEVKSGLDFIKNLELA; encoded by the coding sequence ATGACTTTTTCTTACTCTATAACATTATCTTCATTTTTGAAGCTGCAAAAAGATTTCAAACTTATCTTTGACGATCTGGTTCACGCAGGATTTTCAAATGTAGAGATGTTTGGAGAGCCTGATGAAACTAATCGCCTTCACTTTAAAGATCTTTTATCGGTTCATAACATTCACGTTACTGGAGTTACTGGTATGTGGGGTAAATCCAGTATTAACGGTTGGAAAAGGCGATTATTGAGTAACGATCCTAGCATGGTAAAATGTTCTGTAGATTACATTTTCAAATGCATTGAGCTTTGTAACTACTTTGGAGGAAATAAAATTAATATCTGTTTATTATCTGATCCTATTAACTACCTTGATGTTACACACAATAATGTAAGAGAGAAAGAAAAGTCGACTCTGCTTGAAAAATGTATACCTGTCTTAAAGAAACTTAGTTTGTTTGCAAAAGATTATGATGTAGAACTTGTTATAGAACCACTTAACCGTTACTCAACTCCATACTGTTGCAATTACCAAGACGCACTAATTATTCTCAAGAATTGTCCAGATGTACAACTAATGCTAGATACATTTCATATGAACATCGAAGAGGATTCTTTTAGCAAAATCATATTGCAGGCAGATAGTAGACTAGCTCACATTCACTTCGCAGACAATAATAGAAAAATGCCTGGTGAAGGACATATTGATTTTAAAGAAATAGTAAGATCTCTTAAAAAAATTTCATACAACGGGTACGTCAGTTTTGAACCTATCCTTTCAGATCCTGACTTTGGTATAGAGGTTAAATCTGGGCTAGATTTTATAAAAAATCTAGAATTAGCGTAA
- a CDS encoding alkaline phosphatase family protein: MSDNKGRSKYYFILDIVGLDVSHLDSHPQSYPNITNLIGNDGEFGYMQPVFPSVTCTVQSSIVTGKYPSEHGIISNGMFDRENLQTNFWEQSTNLVQSEKAWDVIKQQDSQLKTAMLFWQNSLYSNNDIVISPRPIHLENGQMDLWCYSKPVNYYESIMDKIGEFNLMNYWGPFASMKSSEWITKSVQHTIENQKPNLLYSYFPQLDYSAQKHGKSSIQVQQDLQKIDNYIGSIVETTKNAGIYDQTQFLLLSEYGFNDVTGAIPINRILREKELLDVRTIKNKEYIDFEYSDAFALVDHQIAHIFLNKNGKSKISQIKKILQEVSGIEKVCDETDKKNLRIDHSRSGDLIAIADIDKWFSYYWWYDNNDSTNHGIGNAAEVASEGDKAPSFTKTVDIHRKPGYDPLDLFFDPQRKCISTDTNLIKGSHGRPHNMETGEGLSAFVSNKKLENIPIGSYNGHSIISCVDIFQLVTKNFA; this comes from the coding sequence TTGTCTGATAATAAAGGTAGATCAAAATATTATTTCATTTTAGATATTGTAGGACTAGACGTTTCTCACTTGGATTCACATCCTCAATCATATCCAAATATTACTAATTTAATAGGAAATGATGGAGAATTTGGATATATGCAACCAGTCTTTCCATCAGTAACGTGTACTGTCCAATCAAGCATTGTTACAGGCAAATATCCATCTGAGCACGGAATAATTTCAAATGGTATGTTCGACCGAGAAAACCTCCAGACAAACTTTTGGGAGCAATCAACTAATCTAGTTCAATCCGAAAAGGCCTGGGACGTCATAAAGCAACAAGACTCCCAATTAAAGACGGCAATGTTGTTTTGGCAAAACTCTTTGTATAGTAATAACGATATTGTAATCTCCCCCAGACCAATCCATCTAGAAAATGGACAAATGGATTTGTGGTGCTATTCTAAACCAGTCAACTATTATGAATCAATAATGGATAAGATAGGGGAATTTAACTTGATGAATTACTGGGGTCCTTTTGCTTCGATGAAATCCTCAGAATGGATCACCAAGTCAGTACAACATACTATAGAAAACCAAAAACCCAATTTGCTATATTCATATTTTCCTCAGCTTGATTATTCAGCACAAAAACATGGAAAATCTAGCATTCAAGTACAACAAGATTTACAAAAAATTGACAATTATATTGGATCTATCGTAGAAACAACTAAAAATGCAGGGATTTATGACCAAACACAATTTCTGTTACTAAGTGAATATGGATTCAATGATGTTACCGGTGCAATCCCTATAAATAGAATTCTTAGAGAAAAAGAATTACTAGATGTTAGAACGATCAAAAATAAAGAATATATTGATTTTGAATACAGTGATGCATTTGCATTAGTAGACCACCAGATAGCCCATATCTTCTTAAACAAAAATGGTAAATCAAAAATTAGCCAAATTAAGAAAATTCTGCAAGAAGTTTCAGGAATTGAAAAAGTCTGTGATGAAACAGATAAGAAAAATTTACGTATTGATCATAGTAGAAGCGGAGACTTGATTGCTATTGCAGATATTGACAAATGGTTTAGTTATTATTGGTGGTATGATAATAATGATTCTACTAATCACGGTATTGGTAATGCTGCAGAAGTTGCTTCTGAAGGTGATAAAGCACCGTCATTTACAAAAACAGTTGATATTCATAGAAAACCAGGTTATGATCCCCTTGATCTCTTTTTTGATCCTCAAAGAAAATGCATTTCAACAGATACAAACCTTATCAAAGGGTCACATGGAAGGCCGCATAATATGGAAACAGGTGAAGGGCTTTCAGCATTTGTAAGCAACAAAAAACTTGAAAATATTCCTATAGGCTCGTATAACGGTCATTCTATAATCAGTTGTGTTGACATATTTCAGTTAGTCACCAAAAATTTTGCGTAA
- a CDS encoding tRNA uridine(34) 5-carboxymethylaminomethyl modification radical SAM/GNAT enzyme Elp3, whose translation MKIESEYKVKQKYDSICSDIARTILSYDESLELLSIKEIDRIIKSKSSYYKLPSIPKYSEILKFLPNESQYRRLLRVKPVKTQSGIAVVTVMPMPYDCPHGKCIYCPGGKEYNTPLSYIGTEPATKVAQKVNYDAYEQVRTKVRQLLDRGHEVSKAELVIVGGTFPYYPLEYQIDFAKKCYDALNSFDDHVSDNTDNDSFLTSDRKNKAIEPMKLPQTSFFTDYSKKLFQELAHSKEKNETSGVRCVGFTIETKPDYCKQDHVNLMLKLGTTRIELGIQALNENVYKMVNRGHNLNDVYNAFYIARNSGYKIGAHMMPGLPGSSIEQDISDSKKLFEDNRLRPDMLKIYPTLVVPNTGLYELYKKKKYESYSIEDLVNLLVEVKKIIPPWVRIMRIQREVESQDIVSGPKMGNIRQLVLNKLKKEGIKCKCIRCREIGLMNQNIRFSDNDIELERLEYEASGGKEIFLSFEIKNKNLILGFLRLRLMPHPLRSELGIGSNSSNEDSKHSPRERNENNLNYTAAIVRELHVYGMVAKIGRSTNSTLLDNNNNNNSIISLIKDEGIQDNLRTNPIRASLAGSPSSDMPTANIMTVQGLTSTNAIKYQHKGLGKALLAEAERICKEEYNLKFLSVISAVGTRDYYRKFGYTNNGPYVTKTL comes from the coding sequence TTGAAAATAGAGTCAGAGTACAAAGTCAAACAAAAATACGATTCGATTTGTAGCGATATAGCAAGAACGATTCTATCGTATGATGAGTCTTTAGAGTTATTATCTATAAAGGAAATTGACAGAATCATAAAATCAAAGTCTTCATATTACAAACTTCCAAGCATTCCCAAATATAGTGAAATTCTAAAATTCTTACCAAATGAAAGTCAATATAGAAGGCTGTTACGTGTCAAGCCAGTAAAAACACAATCTGGAATTGCAGTTGTAACGGTAATGCCAATGCCTTATGATTGTCCGCATGGAAAATGTATTTATTGTCCTGGGGGAAAAGAATACAATACACCTCTAAGCTACATTGGAACAGAACCAGCTACTAAAGTTGCTCAAAAAGTAAATTATGATGCCTATGAACAGGTACGTACAAAGGTAAGACAATTATTGGACCGAGGTCATGAAGTTAGTAAGGCCGAATTAGTAATTGTTGGAGGAACATTTCCTTATTATCCTTTAGAGTATCAAATTGATTTTGCAAAGAAATGTTATGATGCCCTGAACTCATTTGATGATCACGTTAGTGACAATACTGATAATGATTCATTTTTGACTAGTGATAGAAAAAATAAAGCAATTGAGCCAATGAAGTTGCCTCAAACTTCTTTTTTTACTGATTATTCTAAAAAATTGTTTCAAGAATTAGCTCATTCGAAGGAGAAAAATGAAACATCTGGTGTTAGGTGTGTTGGCTTTACAATCGAAACTAAGCCTGATTATTGCAAACAAGATCATGTAAATTTGATGCTCAAACTAGGTACTACTCGTATTGAATTAGGGATTCAGGCTTTAAACGAAAATGTTTACAAAATGGTGAATAGAGGTCATAATCTAAATGATGTTTATAATGCCTTTTACATTGCCCGCAATTCAGGATATAAAATAGGTGCACATATGATGCCAGGACTTCCAGGTTCTAGTATTGAACAAGACATATCTGATTCAAAAAAGTTATTTGAAGATAATCGGTTAAGACCCGATATGCTAAAGATTTACCCCACTTTGGTAGTACCAAATACAGGACTATACGAATTATATAAGAAAAAAAAATATGAAAGCTACTCTATAGAGGATTTAGTAAATCTACTAGTGGAAGTCAAAAAAATAATACCTCCTTGGGTAAGAATAATGAGGATTCAAAGAGAAGTCGAATCCCAGGACATTGTATCGGGACCAAAGATGGGTAATATTAGACAACTTGTATTAAACAAACTCAAAAAAGAAGGAATCAAATGTAAATGCATCCGTTGTAGGGAAATAGGCCTGATGAATCAAAACATCCGGTTTTCTGATAATGATATAGAGTTAGAAAGGTTAGAATATGAGGCCTCCGGTGGAAAAGAGATATTTCTATCCTTTGAGATCAAAAATAAAAACCTAATACTTGGTTTTCTTAGACTCAGGTTAATGCCACATCCACTGAGATCTGAGTTGGGAATTGGTTCTAACAGTTCGAATGAAGATTCCAAACATAGTCCTAGAGAAAGGAATGAAAATAATCTGAATTATACCGCGGCAATAGTCAGAGAACTTCATGTTTATGGAATGGTAGCAAAGATTGGAAGATCAACAAATTCCACATTACTTGACAATAATAATAATAATAATAGCATAATTAGTCTTATCAAAGATGAAGGAATACAAGATAATTTAAGAACAAACCCAATTAGAGCCAGTTTGGCGGGGTCACCTTCATCAGACATGCCAACTGCAAACATCATGACTGTTCAAGGTCTCACTTCTACTAATGCTATAAAATATCAGCACAAGGGATTGGGGAAAGCATTGTTGGCTGAAGCTGAAAGAATATGCAAAGAAGAATACAACTTAAAATTTCTTTCGGTTATCAGCGCAGTAGGAACCCGAGATTATTACCGCAAATTTGGATATACTAATAATGGTCCGTACGTAACTAAAACACTGTAG
- the lysS gene encoding lysine--tRNA ligase, translating to MSKTVEDIIGKGTWIDKIANTIVQREKKLARSTDLIRVESGLGASGIPHIGSMGDAVRAYGISLALQNFGFRSELVAFSDDLDGLRKVPYGMPEWLNDYICKPVSSIPDPFGDCHGSYGDHMSSLLLEGLDASNIKYVFKSGTKTYKDGILAKQTHTILSKSKLIGDKISELTGQQKYTQFLPYFPICEQCNRLYVANSIEYIPEERVVTYTCSGNTIGKKPIKGCGHEGQAKIDLGNGKLAWKVEFAARWQAFDIRFEAFGKDIMDSVKINDWISEEILSYHHPLHAKYEMFLDKGGKKISKSAGNVLTPQMWLQYGTAQSLLLLLFKRISGTRHVGIDDIPQLMDEYDMYEDIYFGNVKEPNDSKRIKLNGIYEYINHLEPPKTYPALHIPYRILIQQAGLFRNQSIETNIINQILERLKKYGLVKNEDYANKLLQEKINLAVSWAKDLSDSELKGDSDLGDSGDPLKLSVQQKTLIEKIIVEFETLQQKVKGFQAEESNSDSLNNNNDELAQEIQSIIFHNAKSNNLQPKEVFRLFYQILINSERGPRLGNYIADLGLPNVIMTLRQKLSY from the coding sequence ATGAGCAAGACAGTTGAAGACATTATCGGTAAGGGAACTTGGATAGACAAAATTGCAAACACAATAGTCCAAAGAGAAAAAAAATTAGCAAGATCGACTGATTTGATCAGAGTTGAAAGTGGCTTAGGTGCTTCAGGAATTCCTCATATTGGAAGTATGGGTGACGCCGTTAGGGCTTATGGGATATCGTTAGCACTACAAAATTTTGGATTCAGGTCAGAATTAGTAGCATTTTCTGACGATCTGGACGGCCTTAGAAAAGTTCCATATGGTATGCCTGAATGGTTAAATGATTATATTTGTAAACCCGTTTCTTCTATTCCAGATCCATTTGGTGACTGTCATGGTTCCTATGGCGATCATATGAGCAGCCTGTTGTTAGAAGGACTAGATGCATCGAACATTAAATATGTATTTAAAAGTGGAACAAAAACTTATAAAGATGGGATATTGGCAAAACAAACCCATACTATTCTTTCAAAGAGTAAACTAATTGGTGACAAGATTTCTGAATTAACTGGTCAGCAAAAATACACACAGTTTCTGCCTTATTTTCCTATTTGTGAACAATGTAATAGGTTGTATGTTGCAAACTCAATTGAGTATATTCCTGAAGAAAGAGTAGTAACATATACTTGCAGTGGTAATACGATAGGTAAAAAACCAATAAAGGGATGCGGGCATGAGGGTCAAGCAAAAATTGATTTGGGAAATGGAAAGTTAGCGTGGAAAGTAGAATTTGCTGCAAGATGGCAAGCTTTTGATATTAGATTCGAAGCATTTGGAAAAGACATAATGGATTCAGTTAAAATCAATGATTGGATTTCAGAAGAAATTCTAAGTTACCATCATCCACTGCATGCTAAGTATGAAATGTTTTTAGACAAGGGAGGAAAAAAAATAAGCAAGTCAGCTGGAAATGTTTTAACCCCACAAATGTGGCTTCAATACGGAACAGCACAATCTTTGCTACTGCTACTTTTTAAAAGAATTTCAGGTACAAGGCATGTAGGTATTGATGATATACCACAACTTATGGATGAATATGATATGTATGAGGATATCTATTTTGGTAATGTGAAGGAACCTAATGATAGTAAACGGATAAAACTAAATGGAATCTACGAATATATCAACCATTTGGAGCCGCCAAAAACTTATCCTGCCTTACACATTCCGTATAGGATTCTAATTCAACAAGCAGGCTTATTTAGGAATCAGTCAATAGAAACCAATATTATCAACCAGATTCTAGAAAGGCTAAAAAAATATGGACTGGTAAAAAATGAAGACTATGCAAACAAATTATTGCAAGAAAAAATTAACTTGGCAGTTAGTTGGGCAAAAGACTTGTCTGATTCAGAACTAAAAGGAGATTCTGATTTGGGAGATTCTGGAGATCCTCTAAAATTGAGTGTGCAACAGAAAACTCTTATCGAAAAAATAATAGTTGAATTTGAAACTCTCCAACAGAAAGTAAAAGGATTTCAGGCAGAAGAATCGAATTCTGATTCACTAAACAATAACAACGATGAATTGGCACAGGAAATACAATCAATTATATTTCATAATGCAAAAAGCAATAATTTGCAACCAAAAGAGGTTTTTAGATTATTCTATCAAATCTTGATTAATTCTGAAAGGGGTCCCCGGTTAGGTAATTATATTGCCGATTTGGGTCTACCAAACGTAATAATGACTTTGAGGCAGAAACTATCATATTGA
- a CDS encoding Lrp/AsnC ligand binding domain-containing protein: protein MSEAYVLLNVNYKKQSAIIDQVKQLSTVRDVKSVYGIYDLIVIFDSDNLQKIKNEIDESMNTIDGIENLTTLISVD, encoded by the coding sequence ATGAGCGAAGCCTATGTTTTGTTGAACGTGAATTATAAAAAACAAAGTGCTATAATTGATCAAGTCAAACAATTATCAACTGTAAGAGATGTAAAATCGGTATATGGGATTTATGACTTGATAGTAATATTTGATTCTGATAATTTACAGAAAATTAAAAATGAAATAGACGAAAGTATGAATACAATAGATGGTATTGAGAATTTAACTACATTAATTTCTGTTGATTAA
- a CDS encoding DUF6659 family protein, which produces MQLKGIKHFLQLLQIVLKAREVSKTWLIDMIDKVTDYKQIYESILTLDEKIRFVGIINDLGRLVYGGMRPGVMSLESETESIKIYMEFALISKLHTDFDSKLGEVFYSLTVRKKIKMLSFPVSDHIIRISLERDADHEKIANEILELLKPLDKNRYETF; this is translated from the coding sequence TTGCAATTAAAAGGCATAAAACATTTCTTGCAGTTACTCCAAATTGTTTTAAAAGCAAGAGAAGTATCAAAGACCTGGTTGATTGATATGATAGATAAAGTTACAGATTATAAGCAAATTTATGAGTCTATTCTTACGTTAGATGAGAAAATTAGATTTGTTGGCATCATTAATGATTTAGGTAGGTTAGTCTACGGAGGTATGAGACCTGGAGTCATGTCACTAGAATCTGAAACAGAATCCATTAAAATTTATATGGAATTTGCACTTATATCTAAATTACATACAGATTTTGATTCCAAATTAGGGGAAGTTTTTTATTCACTCACTGTTAGAAAGAAAATTAAAATGCTTTCTTTTCCTGTCAGTGATCATATTATAAGAATATCCCTTGAAAGAGATGCAGATCACGAAAAAATCGCAAATGAAATTCTTGAATTATTAAAGCCATTAGACAAAAATCGATATGAAACCTTCTAG